TAACATCGATGTGAAGGATTAACCATAATGAAGCCCAGAGGCTAGAGACTTGAGAGTTAAATAataagtcagtcagtgtcataCACCCAACAAGCTGACATGTGATTATAATTTGTCTAGTAAGTTGTTGGGTTGAATGGCAGAGAATACAGTttaaaacagtatataattaaaGCATACATTCcacatttaatttttatttttcttgaacAAAGCaatcataaaatcatttttacctTTTCACCACATCTTTAGCAGAGTCGGAGATATATTGCCAGTCGTCCTCAGGGAACTCGTACTGCCCGGAGAGGATCTTCTTTCTCATGGCCGACGTGATTTGTCTGGTGGGGGTTTCCGAGTAAAATGGAGGGTAGCCACAGAGCATGATGTACAATATAACACCCATACTCCACATATCGCAGCTCTGGCCAAACAAGCGTAAACTGTATTAGTTAAAAGTTTAATATACTATAAGAAAAATGTAAACTGTATCAGTTAAAAGTTTAATTCActatcaaataaatgtaaattgtattagttaaaagtttaatatactataaaacaaatgtaaactgtattagttaaaagtttaatatactacaaaacaaatgtaaactgtattagttaaaagtttaatatactataaaacaaatgtaaactgtattagttaaaagtttaatatactataaaacaaatgtaaactgtattagttaaaagtttaatatactataaaacaaatgtaaactgtattagttaaaagtttaatatactataaaacaaatgtaaactgtATTAGTTAAAAGTTTAATATACTATAAAACAAACGTAAAATGTATTAGTTAAAAGTTTAATATActataaaacaaatgtaaactgtattagttaaaagtttaatatactataaaacaaatgtaaactgtattagttaaaagtttaatatactataaaacaaatgtaaactgtattagttaaaagttaaaatatattaaacaatgTAAACTTATATTAAAGTTTAATATActataaaacaaatgtaaactgtataaattaaagtttaatatactataaaacaaatgtaaactgtATTCGTTAAAATTTATAATATACTATAAAACAAACGTAAAATGTATTAGTTAAAAGTTTAATATActataaaacaaatgtaaactgtATTAGTTAAAAGTATAATATACTATAAAACTAATGTAAACTGTATTAGTTAAAAGTTTAATATACTataaccaactttcttttgcaaaattcacgatccaagtaaattcgcaAAATTGATATTGGTTGTTTTCAGATCGATGCATGAGTATAGAGAACAAATTGTCTACCTTATCATACGTGTATGGTTTTGAGGTAGGTATGACTCCTCTCTTCTGCTTTGATTGGTATTTGTGTGCTTCTAAAACCTGAAATAGAAAGAAGgagttattttttgtataatatcTATCTTAATAAACTGAccacaggaaaataaattatagatTCTTTAATAGTTGGTTCCCCTATTCAAACAAAATTCCAAAATGTCATAAAgtaaaatacatgtgtattaatTAAGTTTAAATATGGAAACTGATCCAGAAGTCAATTAATAAATTTTATGCATTTCACTAAAGTAAACATATTAATCAATAAGATGTGATATTTATCAATAAGATGTGATAATACTTGAATAAGATGTGATAATACTTGATGTCAAAAATCAAATAAGTTGTATGTAGAGAAAAATTCATTTACTAAACAAAATTTTACTGTAAATCTAGCTATTTCATGATTCAAAACTTCATAATTttgaatgaaatcaaataaaaataaaacgtCCGCAActtaattttatttgatatggCAATGATAAAAAGAATTCATATGAACAGCCCATCATACAGTACAGTATTATTTTATTGTCAAGATACCCAAgaaatattgtaatgtaattataaatacGCTGGTAAATAATTAGTTACCTGTGGAGCTACATAGTATGGAGTAAAATGGGGCGTCTGTAGATTTCCATCGTCAATTTTAGCAAATCCAAAATCTGTCAGTTTTACCAaggcatcctgaaaaaaatattaaacaaaactcATAGATTcttaatatctttttttttcattactaTAACATCCttataatgatatcaaaactgTAACTAAGGCACTATGTATTTGGTGTAAATACAGTTAAACATTCAAAATTAATATGTCAAAATTGTAGGGGGACCATAGTAATGACCCAATGATTTAgttatcaaaaaaaatattttcagctgataATGTTCACATCATGTATGGTTCAGAAGTTCATTTAGGctttaaaaagtattttatacAGGCCAGATTTCTTCTGTCTCCCTACCTCTGTATTATCTCTCAGCAGTAGATTTTCAGGTTTCAAGTCTCTGTGAGCGATATTTAGACTGTGACATCTCAAAACAGCATTTGCAATCTATTCAAAATcgaaacaaatacatgtaatgaaaATTACTGATACAAGGTTGTTTCTCAATCTGTGAAATGATTATTATCATATCAAATTTGGtggtcattcattttatttcatcattgaaagatttcaatattatattcccgtatacaaatgtatataattccAATTCTTTCCCATAGCCTCCAACATTTAGGGTTAAAATACCATTTCAAagataatatttgaaatatgtcTACCATTAGTCACGAATGTGTATGTTATAATTAGGTACATTATGATTATATTGAAGGAGATGACTACCATTTTTTTAACTAGTCTTGTTCAAATAAACCATATATGAGtgtttaaatcattaaaataaggGGCTAACCTGTCTTAGATACTTAGCTGCCTTTCTTTCTGTGAATCCACTTTCTTTACTGATTCTATCAAACAGTTCCCCACCTTGCATATACTCCAACACCACTAGGAGTCTAGGTCTGAGAAACAAATAAAGGAATAATAAACATGCAAATTACTGCAAtcttacattgtacatacattaAAACAGAAGAATTCTTTTTATAACCATTATAATTATAGTTTTTGTGAACCATTATCAGTCTTTAATTCAAACAGATCTCATAGAAGAATGGAAATTATCCAGGACATCCAGTAGATCCTTGAGAGTATGTTTTTGACTCCCAAAAATTCTATTAGGCTCTTGTATTTGAAGCCtatgtttatttgtaatatgttttgaCTCATTATTAGGTTTCTGGATGTCCTGTTACCTTTTGACTCATTATTAGGTTTCTGGATGTCCTGTTACCTACCACAAGGTAGTATATTCTTGGTGTATTAACTAATTAATTGCCTGCTTTACtgtaaaattgtaattatttgtGGTGTGGATATTTTTGCTTACCTGATACGTTTTGCTTTCATTAAGACCTTTGTGATTATAAACATTTAACCATAAATTATCAACATGTTCAACTTTTAACATTACACTAGATACACTGAACAAAATAACTGACTATGGGAAAATTTTAACACaccaaaacatatacatttactgtattgTAGATAAACTATTAAACACTGTGGTCTTCTTTAGGAGAAGCATTGCATTTTTGTATATAGACTCATTTAAAACTTGATCACCTTGCATGTGGTTCCCCTGGAAACTGTATATCATTTGCATAAACATCATACACTGACACAATGTTCTCATGGCCGCTACACAGTTTATGAAGGTTTACTTCTGTCCGAGCTTTGGGAATATCAAGGAGACATTTCAAAGCAaactttttgttgttgtttctttTCGTACATGGTCTGAAATAAGAAACATGTGAACACAATAAAAATTTAATATGTCTTTACATATAGTGAATGTAGTAAATTAAATCTCAATGCAAGGAATCAAACCCATAGATGTAAGTTTCATTCCATAATGTATCGACAAactgaaacaaagggaagtaactatgaTAGATCAAAATGGTTTCTTTCTAGCTGTTGAATATTGCAGCTACTATTATCCATGCATGGCTACAGTAACTTGCTATTAGATTTAGTTCATTTAAAAAATCTATAATATGAAATTATGGTTTAAGAGCTGAGGCCTAGCtatcaattaacatttttttctgtcaacattataactaaaattttgttgTAGAAAAAGACATTACCTGACTGGGCCACTGATGCCTGTACCAAGCTTTTGATTCCATTGAACTATGTAGTCATCAATGATTGAAGATGTCTGGAATGTTAAGAATTAATACATTTAAGataaaacatgtacatgaacaatgtatatgtaatatatatatataattgtatgtgCCTACAAGTCACAAATAACATTTGGACATTCATTCATGAAAAAGGAGGTATAATGATAAGACTGAAAGTAAAGGGAAACGCTATGAATGCCCCTTCTGGTAgtctacaaatgtatacatataaaaactggaaaaaaaaatcaatatattttcctattgagattatcaaaaaaaaaaatccaatatggcaaCCTAATAGATTGATGTTAACAGACAGGTTGTCAGTCAACATGCAAATAAAACCCCATCACTTctgacctttatttcttctctcagttggtggggggggggggggggggggggtaagtaATTCAGGTTCATCGCaagcgcttttgtgtttgtgtactgacaatgtacatgtataacaataaTAAGGTGACAACTGATTTGCTTTGATATCAGCCGGCGAAAATTTGATGTCGCTTGTAGATGCAAGGCTTACCACCCTACTTTGTGAAGCAGGTCGTCATTTCATGGGATGTTATatagttttatgaaaatttatgacatttcttctaaatcctCTGTCTTTAAAGCAAGGATTAGAAAAATAGACTTTGTGAAACTTATTAAGCTTTACATTAGTGTTTCATTTGACTCAATAAGAAAATTAtttattgagaaaaatggtttttattcccggtttaTAGGCGTCTCGCGTAGTGTTAGTAGTGTAAAGGACAGTGACGAATTcttatcacttataaatccttgtcgcaatatatatagatattttttttaaattctatagAGAAAGAGTAATCAACAATACATTGAACAAATGaaagcaatatacatgtacatgtttgtgtatCGCAAATATATATGCTGTTGAAAACCAATTTGTACCAGACCGGTATTATTGATCTCGCCCTACTtaacatatatatgaatatatatatcgaGGATGACTAGTAATTAAAGCAGAGAGAGGGGGAAAACTCTACCTCTCTCTCAGTTGAGCTCTTGAACAGGTTGGGAAATGCTCTTTATtgatacaaatttttaaaacaactttatccattttcattttacagaatcctgcatttgcgtaacaaaatcatccctcaaatacaggactgttACCTAAATATGAATCCTGCGTATACATGTACGAGAGTGTCCCCAACCTGTTGAAATACCAGAAACTGTATCCAAGGCTGCAGGTCCAGACTTAATCAAGCCTAAGGTTCGAATTCTTAGGGAACTAGCACCAGAGATTTCTCCAATACTCTGCTATATCTTTAAATCATCGTTAGGCACTGGAGAGGTCCCTtccagggatcaatctaggttttgggggaaactacccttttccaaaataggggaaaagtttggcgaaatatagaagaatttgaatcttcttattttggtccaaaat
The Argopecten irradians isolate NY chromosome 9, Ai_NY, whole genome shotgun sequence DNA segment above includes these coding regions:
- the LOC138331662 gene encoding MAP kinase-activated protein kinase 5-like, yielding MSEDKNLPNRPNNEGPKIKTSSIIDDYIVQWNQKLGTGISGPVRPCTKRNNNKKFALKCLLDIPKARTEVNLHKLCSGHENIVSVYDVYANDIQFPGEPHARPRLLVVLEYMQGGELFDRISKESGFTERKAAKYLRQIANAVLRCHSLNIAHRDLKPENLLLRDNTEDALVKLTDFGFAKIDDGNLQTPHFTPYYVAPQVLEAHKYQSKQKRGVIPTSKPYTYDKSCDMWSMGVILYIMLCGYPPFYSETPTRQITSAMRKKILSGQYEFPEDDWQYISDSAKDVVKSLLHVDPSVRMNIHELLSHPWLNEAPDTRLQSPAVFMDKMGMEDIKLAHSQHLTNMRIPDNNVTLKPLTDTENPIFRKRKLRQSSIDDDKESLEPSPQKVKADNLKVRALRDIIAYCVLPPKVDDDESVLNNLVSKAMQESEVKNGICNVLESWKWDGNKFQKKVEKAKLAQELSMLVRSITESNSHTEDTDS